The following nucleotide sequence is from uncultured Draconibacterium sp..
TTTTCGATTGGAAACCGGATGAGCGGACAAAAGCCACATTTAAAAAGTATGGTATTTACTACGTTAACGAAATGGAGACCTTCTTCAATTCGGTGTTTTATCCGACTAACTAACAACAATTAACAATAACAAAGGCAATTTATTCTTAATATGGATAAGCTGCTTTTTTGTGTTCAAGAGTTTGAATTTTGTATATTGGCAGTATCATTGATTAGAAGCTAACTTTGACTATGAATTTCCAAAAATCTCAAATAATTGTTGCTGTTGTGGTATTGGTAACGGCAATCTCCTGCAAACAAAAGCCTAAAGAAGCCGGTAACGAATTTTCCGGATCGGAAACGTGTATCGAGTGCCACGAGAATTTCTATAAACTTTGGGAACCGTCGTATCATGCGCAGGCTATGATGCCAATAAATGCGGCGTTTATGGCCGAGCATCAGTTGCCCAACAGCGAACCAATCGATGTGGAAGGACACCAGTTTCAGGTGGAGTTTAAAGACTCAACGATGGTAATGTACGAACGGGATGGAAGTGAATTGGTAGCTACATACGATGTTATCTGGGCGATGGGAGGACATAATGTATATACCTTTTTAACGCCTTTTGAGAAAGGAAAACTGCAGAATATTCCAATCGCTTTTGATGCCAATCGCAAAGAGTGGTTCAATTATCCGATGGCAGGAATGCGGCATTTTGGAGACGATTATCCGGAAGATGAAGCGCTGCCATGGAAAGACGATATGTTTGCATTCAATACAGGTTGTTACAGTTGCCACATCAGCCAGTTGAGTACCAATTTCGATTTAGCAACCGATACCTATCATACTACATGGAAAGAACCCGGAATTAATTGCGAAACCTGTCACGGACCAGCAGGAGAGCACGTTCGAATTTTTAAAAACCTGAAGGAAGGAGAGGAGCCGGAAAAGCTGGGATTGATAAGTACAAATGTTTTTACCCAGGAGCAACACACAGCATCATGCGCGCCTTGTCATGCAAAAATGAGCCCGATTACGCCAAGTTATATGCCGGGCGATAAATTCTTTGATAATTATAACCTGACAACACTCGAAGACCGTGACTTTTATCCTGACGGCCGTTCATTGGGAGAGAACTATACCATGACCGAATGGATGATGAATCCGTGTGTTGACGACAGCGAAATGCATTGTGTTACCTGTCATACATCAAGTGGGCGCGACAGGAATAAAGACAATCCCAACCAGGCTTGCCTGACTTGCCATAATAACCGTACTCAGGATTTGGAGGCACATACCGGGCACCCGGCTTCGGCAGGGCTTACCTGTTTGAGTTGCCACATGCCAAAACGCGAATTTGTTGGCCGCTTCCTGCGCAGCGATCACTCGTTCCGTCCGCCAATGCCCGAGGCTACAATTCGGTTTGGTTCGCCAAATGCGTGTAACCAGTGTCATACCGATAAATCTCCGGAGTGGGCCAATAATATTGTAAAGGCGCGACCTAACGGCGATTACCAGGAGGAAACATTGCGTTGGGCACAGCTTATAAAAGAAGCCCGCGAAATGGAGTGGGAGAATGTGGATAAAATGTACGCTACCATTCGTAATCCTGAAACCGACGATGTTGTTGCCAATTCGCTGATCCGTTTGTTGAATAATTACTCCGAAGCATCGAAAGCTGCTGTGTTGATCGATGCATTGAATAACAAATCGGAACTGGTGCGCTCGTCGGCAGCATACGGTTTAGGTGGTATTTTAACCGATGAGGTGAGAACTGCTCTGTTAAATGCTTGTCAGGATAATATCCGTTTGGTGCGTATACAAGCCGCCAATGCTATTTTGACTTTTCCGCAAGACCAGTTTACTGCCGAGCAAAAAACAATAATTGCTAGTGCCGAGAAAGAATACGTAACATCGTTGACTTCACGGGAGGATAACTGGAGCAATCACTATAATTTGGGTTTGTATCATCAGAATAAGGGGGAAATGACGGAAGCACTGAATTCCTACGAAACGGCAGCTCGTCTCTATCCCGAAGCGGTTCTTCCGCTAATAAACAGCAGTGTGTTGTATTCGTACATAGGGAATAATACAAAGGCCGAGGAGAACTTACTGAAAGTACTGAAGTACGAGCCAAAAAACGAAGCTGCCAATCTGAACCTTGGA
It contains:
- a CDS encoding ammonia-forming cytochrome c nitrite reductase subunit c552 — its product is MNFQKSQIIVAVVVLVTAISCKQKPKEAGNEFSGSETCIECHENFYKLWEPSYHAQAMMPINAAFMAEHQLPNSEPIDVEGHQFQVEFKDSTMVMYERDGSELVATYDVIWAMGGHNVYTFLTPFEKGKLQNIPIAFDANRKEWFNYPMAGMRHFGDDYPEDEALPWKDDMFAFNTGCYSCHISQLSTNFDLATDTYHTTWKEPGINCETCHGPAGEHVRIFKNLKEGEEPEKLGLISTNVFTQEQHTASCAPCHAKMSPITPSYMPGDKFFDNYNLTTLEDRDFYPDGRSLGENYTMTEWMMNPCVDDSEMHCVTCHTSSGRDRNKDNPNQACLTCHNNRTQDLEAHTGHPASAGLTCLSCHMPKREFVGRFLRSDHSFRPPMPEATIRFGSPNACNQCHTDKSPEWANNIVKARPNGDYQEETLRWAQLIKEAREMEWENVDKMYATIRNPETDDVVANSLIRLLNNYSEASKAAVLIDALNNKSELVRSSAAYGLGGILTDEVRTALLNACQDNIRLVRIQAANAILTFPQDQFTAEQKTIIASAEKEYVTSLTSREDNWSNHYNLGLYHQNKGEMTEALNSYETAARLYPEAVLPLINSSVLYSYIGNNTKAEENLLKVLKYEPKNEAANLNLGLLLAEQGRMDEAEKALRTALEANPENQPVAAKNLSVIVAQRGDLAGAVKYAEMAYKARSEDPDYGYTLAYYQMQNGQTAAAKKTLEKVIKDSPGYLSATGYLAQIYLHEGNTDKALQLYKNALKVEGISDEDRAAIQQSVTMLQQSL